CCATCCACGGTTCCAAGCGAGGCCGGGAAGGTCAGCGCCTCACGGATTTGACTGACGTCATAATCCCTGTTGAAGCGGAGCCTGATCGTCACCCTGTTCACGCCGTACTCGAACCGGACGTCCAACAACGCTGGATTGTCCTGGGTGAAAAAAGACGACGCGAGTTCAGTACGGGTGGGAAGGACATCCACTTTCACCACGTCCAGGCCATAGAAGGCCTCCCCCTGGCGCGCCCGGAGCAGACCGACGGACTCGCTCCAGCTGGTGACGAACTGAATACTCGCCTCGATCTCCGCGCCGTTCTCCCTCACCGAGATGAACTGCCGGCCGTCCTCCTCCGCCACGGCCAGGGTGTTGGGGAGGACGACCAGGGGCTCCGCGAGGGCACTCGATGAAAGGCTCAACCACAATGCAACCATGGGACTGCGCATCAAGGACTCCTAGATCTCCTCCGGTAGCAGGAGGACTTCCCCGTCGGGGAGGATGGTGACCACGGTCCCACCCTCGTAGGTGTACTGCGTGGTGCCATCGTCGAAGACACGATGAAGTTGAAGCTTGTCGAGTTCGAGCTTGATCTGCTGCTTCTTTCCCAACACCAGGAACCGATCCGCCTCCTTCGAAGGTCCCTCCCTCCGCTGGACCACGGCGTCCTCCGCACGGGACGGCGGCGGGCTCCGAGCCTGACCCTCCTTGGGCTTGCTGGCCTGTCGCGGCGCGCTCTGCTCAGACATCCACGCGTCTCTCCAGGACATTCCAACGAGCAAGAGTATTCCCAAGGGCCCGGCGATGAGCCCCAAGCGCTTCTTCGTCATGATCGGCTCCTTCCTGGACACTTCACGGCTTCACGAGGAACCCGAACGACCCCACCGCGTCGTTGGCCAGCGTGAATCTCACGAGACGCGAGCCCAAATCCTCTCCGGCTCCGCAACGGTACACCTGCTGCCCATCGACAGGCGGGTAGCACGCTTCCAGGATGACGTTCACGTGACGCAATCCGGTCGCGAGTTCATTCGTGAGCACACCTCGATCGAGATACTCCGCCACGTCGTCGCTCTTCGCCCAGCGACGAAGCGCGCTCAGCGCCAGGAATGCCGGCTTCGCGTTTTCATCCTCCACGTTCGTGATGAGCGGAAAGCTCTCGAAATAGTCCCGCGGGGTGGCCTTCGCCTTGACCGCGCTCAGCCAGGCGACGAGGAACTCCTGCCGCGGAACCTGGGCGAGCGTGCTGTTTCGCGCGGCATTGAAGCCGGGCTTGCTCGGCTCGAGCAAGGTCGCGAAGTTCGCGTAGCTCGGGGTGAGGGTCCCATTGAGCCAGCGGGTGATCCCCGTATAGAGAAACGTCCCGTTGTCGTCCTGAATCTCGAATTGCTCGAACCGGGGAGCGCATTGGACGTACTCCTGCCGGAGGTACTGAGCGAAAAGCGGAGCGTAGACGGTCGCGAGCTCCTGCCTGGCATCCGCCGATCCCTCACTCAAGTCCCCGGCGAGGACCGTCCGGCTCGGGGCATCCACCTCCGCTGGCGGGAGGGACAGGTACCAGGCCTGGAAGCAGGACAGGTAGGCCCGCTGCGACGACAGGACGTGACGGAACTCGAGGGCGAGTTGAAGCCCATTGAGCACATCCACGTTCATGCTCACGAGGGGGCTGGATGGCACGGAGACACCACTCGCCCCGAACACATTCAACTGCTTCTGCAAGGCGTTCTTCAGCTCCGGAGAAAGACTGTCCGTCACATCGGCGCCCGCATGCGACACATACAGCCGGTAGACGTTGTCCGAAGTCGTTGTACGCCGGAGCTTCCCGATGTACTCGGGGAGTTCAGCGGCCAAGGCCACCGCCGGAAACGCGATCACGGCGACCATCACCCAATGCAAGCGCATGTTCTTCTCCAAGGATATTGAGTCCAACACAAAGCACTTGGCCAGCCCTCGAGGGGGCTGGCCACTGAACGGCATGCGACTCTCAAGAGCCGTGGATCAGATTTCGTCTGGCAGCGAGACCTCTGGAGGAGGAGGAGGAGGGTCCTCCGACTCGATGTTTCCCTGGTCGTTCACGGGGGCATCCTGGTTGCGGTGCTCCGCGCACTCCGGCGTCGTATCGTTCTCGTCGCACAGATAGGAATCCCTTGCTTCCGAATAGGCGTCCTCGACAGGCTGGCTCGTGGCCGACTCCGAGGCGGTGCAGGCGAGGTACCGCTTCAAGCCAGGGTTCCAGGCCAGACACATGTCGGCCGTCCCCAGCTCGACGTTGATCTGCTTGTTCTGGTCGATGATGATTTCCTGCTCGAACTTCACCGTGTTCAGGTGTTGGATGTTCTGGGTGTTGGTGTGCCAGTAGAAGCGCGCCGCATTGGAGAAGGCCCCGACAATCGTCCCGATGTAGCCGAGGGTGCGCGCGCTCCCGAAGAGACTGGACCATCCGTCGTTGGCCCCCTGGTGACGGTGTGCCGCGATGTCCTCCTGCACCTTGTCCCAGTAGGTCAGCTTCTCGGCGTAGGAGAGGGAGACGCGCTCGAAGTACAGGTTCGTGAAGCGCTCCTGCAGCGCCACCAGGGACTGAGCGTAGACAAGCTGCGCCGCGCTGCCATCACCCCCCTCGACATGGACCTGGCACGGCTTGTCCGTCTCCGCCACCGACTTCGCCACCATCGAGGAGTAGATGTCATCGTTGAAGATGATCAATCCATCCTTGATGTCCGTTCGTCCCTGGACGGACCAGCCCGTGGTGAAATTACACGAGAGCCGTGCCCTCAACGCGGGCGGGCGGACCGTGAGTTGGGCCTTGAGCCCCACGGGCACGACGATGGGAGGAGGCGCGGAACCGAACTTCTCGGCACCGTCGAGGGTCAGATCGAAGTTGTACGTCCCCGAGGAGCCATCTCCGCTCCCCTTCATGGAGCGGAACAGCGGCACGCCGATACGCTGTTGCTCATTGCTCCCGGTCATGGTCTCCGCGAGCGAGAAGTACGAAATGCTCTGGATGGGGAGCTTGACCAGACTCACCTGGTACAACCCCAGATCGGCCCGGACCTGCTTGTAGAACTTCAGGTACTCGATCTCCTCCGGAGTGAAGCCCGAATAGACGTTGCCGGAGAGGATGCCGCCATTGGACTGGCTGAGATCTCCAAGCTGCTTCGTGCGCACCGACACGTCCTTGATGTCGGCGGACGAGAGAGGGAACCCGGACAAGCCAAAGAGATCCGCCATGCGACCGTACTTGGCGTCCAGCACATAGGCGGGCAGCTCGCTCTCGTTGTTCTGGGCGCGGTTCTTGAGTGCTTCCAACTCCGCCGCGAGCTTGGTCCGAGCCGCGTTGATGGTATCGCGCTCCTGTTGGGTCAACTTCGGATCCTGGAGCTTGGCCGTGAGGACCGAGTAGGCCCTCCGGATCGCCATGAACTCCTCGGTGGAGAGCAGACTGATTTCCTTGCTGATGGTGTCGATCTCGCTGCGACGCGCGACGGCCGCGTCGTTCGCGACCACGGTCGCCGCGCCCGCGGGGTTGGGTGACACCCGGAACGTGGGCGAGTAATAGAACTTCGTCGGATCCGCGTGATCCTGGTAGGTGCCCAGGCTCAGGATGAACTTCAGCGCGCTCTTGCCCTGATCCGTCTCGGCCAGCTTGAGGAGGACCCGATTCTCCTGCGGGAGCGCCTCGGTCATCGTCTTGGGTACCGCGAGCGCGGATCCCGTGGAGAGCACGACCCCCAGCACCATCAACCCCTGCTTTGCTTTCATGACATCTTCCCCATCCCCATGCCGAATTGACTCACGCGTGTTTCCTTCGTGCGTTCGCTCAACTCGATCAGCAAGGCAGAGCGGTAGCCGCCCGCATGACGCGGCAGCGGATCCGCTCCTCATGCACCGTTGAACTTCAGCTCACCCGAGAACTTCATCCGCATACATCAAGCACACATTCCCACCCATCCCTACGACGCACATGGTCGACACAGGGGCTCGATGCATCAATTCTGTTCTTCGGTGCGGATGAGTTCTCGGCCTCTGAACAAGAGGACGAAGGTCAGGCATTGCCTCACACTTCCGAATGAGAGCAGACCTGGCCAGGTGATGGAATCGTCCGGCGGGGCAGCCCGGCGAAGAGACGCTCACCGCTCGGCATCCCGTCCGTGTCCAGTGGGAGCCATGGCCGGTGCCTTCCACGCGTCGCCGACAGGACAGCTCCCCCGCCCATGAGGGGGCCCCAACCCGGCGAAGGCGGCGCTCGCAGGCGTTCCTGGCCGTGACGTCCCCCTCCTCCGCGTGAACGCTCCGTTGAGCGCCTGCTCGAGGTCCCGGAGGCCGAGGAGCTTCTCCGCGGCGAGAAGGGGTCGGGACGACCAGCGCGTTGCCCAAAGGAGTCTCCTCGGCGCTCCTGGCCTCCCCGGTAGGGACCACGCAGGCGGCCGGGCCGCGCCGAAAGAGGGCCAGCCGAGCGAGCGCATCCTTCTCGTCCTGTTTCCACCGCTGCGCCACGTTCTCGTTCTTCATCCTCCGGGCAACATGGTCGGCAAGCAGTCTTAGGAACATCCGGCCCTCGGCGCTCATCGACTCCTCCGTTAGAGTACCCACTACATTCGGTTCGGCGTTCGTGACCTCCAGGAGAGAGTACATGGGTGACTTCCACCGGTTCATCACCGAGTTCAACGTCGCGGCCAACGAGCTGGACCAGGCTTTTGCGGCGGTGAACGATAATCCCGCCTCGCTCACCGCAGTTCATCGTGCCTGGGAGCGTCTTGTGGCGGTGAGCAGCATTGGGGACATTCCCCTCGCAGAGGTACCGGCCGAGCAAATCGCCGGGTTCACGACCCGCTTGCAGGACTTGTACGTCAAGCGCAGGCGACTCGAAGCGGCGTTCCACGAGGCCGCTCATGCGGTGGTCGGCCACATCCTGGGCCTCGGCATCAGGTCCGTGTCCATCCATCCCAACGGGCATAGCGTCGCACGTACATTCTTCTGCCCATATGACCCGGCGAAGGATGGTCCCGCGCCAACATGGGCACGTCGGTATGCGGTGATGGCCTTCGCCGGCTTCTGCGGCAGCTTGCTCGTCAAGCCCCAGGAACTGTCTCCCGGAAGTATCCAAGATGCCAAGATGGCCGAGGAGATGCTGAGTGAGCACGGTATCGACAGCAGCCAAGAGGCAGCGAGGCTCAATGCCCTCGCCTTTCAGATCACGATGCAGGCGCAGGTGGCCGTCCGCCGGGTCGCCACGCTGATGCTCCACCGTGGCGAGCTTGAACGTGCGGATGCGGTCATGGCGATCCACGGCAGCGTGAGCCCGATGGAATACGAAAAGTGGGAAGCACGCCGTCGTGAGGTCTAGAGCTGCCCCACCCAATGGCCCAGCCCCCTGGGAGATGCGGCTCGGGCCCTGTTCCTGGATGCTCGGGCACGCGAGGCGACGATTCCCGCTGAGACGCTTCCGCCCGGGGCTGGTGAGAACCCGGAACTGGAGTAGGGCTGGGGGGCGATTTCATTCCCCCGGCCAGTAGAGGCCCCCCACTGGGTGCTCAGCTCAAAGCGGGGCCATGCGCTTCCTCATCGGCAGGGCATCACGCCAGGATCTCGATTCCGACCAGGACTCCATCCTGGTCGAAGTCGAGCACCACATCGGGGCCCGTGTATGACCCCATGAGTTCGGCGAGCCTGATCGACTTCGACATCTTGCAGGTCTCACCGGGGTGACTCGGGAGGCGCAAATAAGCCACGTCCTGATCGTCTTCGGAGACTCGCAACTCGAAGCGCCCGAGCTTCTTCTTGGAATCCGTCTGCCCCATTACGGCCTCCACTGCAAAACGGTTTTCAGCTTCAATACACCATCCCTGAGCTGATAGACGACCGCA
Above is a window of Cystobacter fuscus DNA encoding:
- a CDS encoding DUF2283 domain-containing protein translates to MGQTDSKKKLGRFELRVSEDDQDVAYLRLPSHPGETCKMSKSIRLAELMGSYTGPDVVLDFDQDGVLVGIEILA